GTGCGGGCGAGGTCTTCGAGCAGTGAATATATCTCGCGCATTCGCTGGTTCTTGCCCACCATGTTGCCGTAGCTGCGGCGTTCGCGCAGCTCCTTTTCCAGGCCCGCAAGGCGGGTGATATCCCGGACCACGAGCACCACGCCGATGAATCCGCCGTCCGCGTCGATAAGTGGCGATGCATCGAGCACGGCCGTGCGCGGATCGCCTATGATGTCCCGGAACTCGATCCGGAATTCCCGAACGTGCTTGCGGTGCCGCAGAGTTTCGCGCACCAGCTGGGCGAAGGCCTCGTGGAAGTGGCCGAGAGACTGCTCGTAGTCACTCCCTTCAAGCTCCGCGGGCTGCAGCCCGAACAGATCCACGGTGGCTCGGTTGGTCTGAAGGATGCGTCCCTGGAGGTCCAGGGATATGATGGCTTCCGGCACCGACTGGAATACGGCCTCCAGGTGCAGCCGCAATGAGCTGCGCTCCGCTTCGAGTGTGCGCTTTTCGTCCTCCAGCTGCTTGAGGCGGAGCGCCTGCCTGGTGACCCGCAGCAATGCGTCCTTGTTGACCGGCTTCTGGAGATAGTCGTACGCACCCAGGCGCAACGCCTGGGTAGCCGTTTCCAGGCTCGGTTCGCCGGTCACCAAAACCACGGGACACACAAGTCCGCGATCGCGGATGACTTTGAGTATCTCCATGCCCGACATGGCGTCGAGCAGGATATCGACAAACACGAGATCCGGCGCTTCGTCGAGCAGGCCAAGCGCATCCTCGTAGCCCTGCGCCAGAAACACCGTGTGGCCCTCGCGCTCCAGGAATGCCCTGAACGTGAGCCGGATCGACTCTTCGTCGTCGATGACAAGAATCTTGGACATTGGTTCCATATTCGACGCTACTCGAAAAGGTAGGAGTAGCGTGCACCCAGCCTTTCCGTCGCCGCGGCTATGGCTTCGGCCCGAGACTCCAGTTCACCTTCATGCACAAGGCCGATCTGCT
Above is a genomic segment from Oceanidesulfovibrio indonesiensis containing:
- a CDS encoding sigma-54 dependent transcriptional regulator; the encoded protein is MSKILVIDDEESIRLTFRAFLEREGHTVFLAQGYEDALGLLDEAPDLVFVDILLDAMSGMEILKVIRDRGLVCPVVLVTGEPSLETATQALRLGAYDYLQKPVNKDALLRVTRQALRLKQLEDEKRTLEAERSSLRLHLEAVFQSVPEAIISLDLQGRILQTNRATVDLFGLQPAELEGSDYEQSLGHFHEAFAQLVRETLRHRKHVREFRIEFRDIIGDPRTAVLDASPLIDADGGFIGVVLVVRDITRLAGLEKELRERRSYGNMVGKNQRMREIYSLLEDLARTDTTVLITGDSGTGKELIAEALHYSGPRAKKPLVRVNCSALSENLLESELFGHVRGAFTGAVRDKVGRFKLAHGGTIFLDEIGDISPRIQLKLLRVLQEKEIERVGDTATMKVDVRVVAATNQNLRERVACGEFREDLYYRLKVVEIKLPPLRERRDDIPLLIDHFVRSFNMEMDRHINGLTEEARSALMNYPWPGNIRELKHAVEHAFVLCRGQTIEARHLPAEILHPQEIMANILTQGDRVVDRGALQNALERAGGNKAKAARILGVSRQTVYRKLREFEMA